One genomic window of Medicago truncatula cultivar Jemalong A17 chromosome 1, MtrunA17r5.0-ANR, whole genome shotgun sequence includes the following:
- the LOC112418674 gene encoding uncharacterized protein, whose amino-acid sequence MACLGWEEGGGAWAHIHDRWKWLPDPSQGYSVCGAYQFLTSADAPLDRECTDNVWHNLIPLKVSLFVWRLLRSRLATRDNLVRRRVISDELIMCPAGCGFREEADHLFLGCATLSSVWSLVWHWLQISSVYSCVIRDHFHHFCRMAGMPRSSHSFFKVISFACVWNTWKERNNRMFNNKASDPNTILDNVKLTSFLWLKAHLPSFVFAFQDWRRHTLLCMGVVNLLFHVCSFVL is encoded by the exons ATGGCGTGTTTGGGATGGGAGGAAGGGGGTGGCGCGTGG gcTCATATTCATGATAGGTGGAAATGGTTGCCAGACCCTTCTCAAGGCTATTCCGTCTGTGGGGCTTATCAGTTCCTCACGTCTGCGGATGCTCCTTTGGATCGGGAGTGTACTGATAATGTATGGCATAATCTTATTCCTTTAAAGGTTTCCTTGTTCGTGTGGCGCCTTCTTCGCAGCCGTCTTGCAACCAGAGACAACCTGGTGAGACGGAGGGTGATTAGTGACGAGTTGATCATGTGTCCAGCTGGCTGCGGTTTCCGTGAGGAGGCCGACCATTTGTTTCTGGGCTGCGCTACTTTGAGCAGTGTGTGGTCTCTTGTGTGGCATTGGCTGCAGATCTCTTCGGTTTATTCTTGTGTGATCCGTGACCATTTTCATCACTTTTGTCGTATGGCGGGTATGCCGCGATCATCGCACTCATTCTTTAAGGTTATCTCGTTTGCTTGCGTTTGGAACACttggaaggaaaggaacaacAGAATGTTCAACAACAAGGCATCTGATCCCAATACCATCTTGGACAATGTTAAGCTGACATCTTTCCTGTGGTTAAAGGCTCATTTGCCTTcctttgtttttgcttttcagGATTGGCGGCGACACACGCTCCTTTGTATGGGTGTTGTTAATTTACTATTTCATGTTTGCTCTTTTGTTCTTTGA
- the LOC25485358 gene encoding LOW QUALITY PROTEIN: probable E3 ubiquitin-protein ligase RHY1A (The sequence of the model RefSeq protein was modified relative to this genomic sequence to represent the inferred CDS: deleted 1 base in 1 codon), whose amino-acid sequence MTSASELFHIRRHRLGRNDIDSSFHSSPSSDFHHHHRLHDSDDDDSPRIRRHYNVRRLRHHERVSERFDGRYRRSLVNEGVESGESVRGAPRASGSERLPVDVRLARERLLQRLRGDPVDRNRQNDRDSVDEDQESELSSEVPTEDSLITDLTSQMARFQLLHEQTRKPPGLTQEALNCLHLEVFSSIDTESESKVLQIVGYAWNLSWMEIN is encoded by the exons ATGACGAGCGCTTCAGAACTATTCCACATTAGGAGACACCGATTAGGACGAAATGATATCGATTCATCTTTCCACTCCTCACCTTCTTCAGATTTCCATCATCACCACCGCCTTCACGACTCCGATGACGATGATTCTCCCCGTATCCGCCGCCACTACAACGTCCGCCGCCTCCGTCACCAT GAGCGTGTATCAGAAAGATTTGATGGAAGGTATCGTCGATCTCTAGTAAATGAAGGCGTTGAATCTGGAGAAAGTGTGAGAGGTGCTCCAAGAGCAAGTGGAAGTGAAAGATTACCAGTAGATGTGAGACTTGCACGAGAAAGACTCCTTCAGAGGTTGAGAGGGGATCCTGTTGATAGAAACAg GCAAAATGATAGAGATTCAGTGGACGAGGATCAAGAAAGTGAGTTATCAAGTGAAGTTCCAACTGAGGACTCTTTAATTACTGACCTGACTTCTCAAATGGCACGGTTCCAGCTCTTGCATGAACAGACCAGAAAGCCACCAGGACTCACTCAGGAGGCCCTGAACTGTTTGCATCTTGAAGTTTTTAGCAGCATTGATACGGAATCAGAATCCAAGGTACTTCAG ATTGTGGGATATGCTTGGAATCTTTCATGGATGGAGATAAACTGA